In the genome of Streptomyces sp. P3, the window GTCCGACCCCGCCGACGAGGGAGAGCGCGGCGAGGCACAGGCGAATACGCATGGGGATCCTTTGAGGGTGCGGCGCGTTGCGCGCCTACGGAAAAGGACAGTCCCGAAGGTATTCGCGTTTCCCGGAGGGTTGTTATGGACGGGAACTCGAAAATCCCGCGCCTTATTGTTCCGAATTTAGTGTCCATCCGGTGCCGCCGTGGTTCGCCGCGGAGCGCAGGGCGAGGATCAGGTCCAGCCGGGCGTCGGGGTCGTGCAGGGCGTCGCCGAACAGCTTCTCCAGTTGACGCAGCCGGTAGCGGACCGTCTGCGGGTGAATGTGCAGCCGGGCGGCCACGTCGGGCACGTTGCTGCCGCTCAGCAGCCAGGCCAGCAGCGTTTCGGCAAGTCTGGCCCGCTGCCCCTCGGAGACGGCGTCGAGGGGGGCCAGGGCGCGCGCCGCGAGGTGGCCGAGGAGCGGCTCGTCGCTGTGCAGGAGCAGCGTCGACAGATGGTCGGCGCAGCGCACCACGCCCTGTCGGGGCAGCACCCCGCGGCCCATCAGCCCCAGCGCGCGCGTCGCCCAGTGCAGTGAGTGCGCGGCCTCGGCGACCGGGACCGTCGGGCCGACCGCCGCCGGGCGTCCCTGCAGGCCGAGGACGAAGGACCGGCCGCCGAACCGGCCCGCGCCCTCCGGGTCCGGGACCAGCACCCGCGGCGGCCGTGACTCCATGTCCACCAGCGCCCCGGGCGTCGCCGGCGGCGGGTCCTGTGCGTTCGGATCGGCGCTGGCCGCGAGCACGACGACCGCGACCTGCGAGGGCACCCGCCAGCGTGCGGCGTGCGCCAGCTCCTGCACCGCCTCGGGGGACACCGGCCGCTCGCCCAGCAGCAGGCCGAGCAGGCGCAGGCGACGCCGCTCCAGCTCGTCGGCGCTGCGGGACCGGGCCTCGGCGTATCCGGCGGCGGCCGCCTCCGCGACCTCGTGCACCGTCCTGAACGCCAGCTCACCGAGGGCGGCCACGGCCGTCGAGTCCAGCCCGACCTCCTCGGCCGTGCGGCTCAGCCGCCGCCAGGCGTGCAGCCCGCCCACACGCAACGCCGACTGCAGCGCGTCCAGGCTGCGCCCCTCGAGGGCCTCACCGCGGCCGAGTTCGTAGTACGTCGCGGCGATGGCGGCGTCCTGGCCCCGCGGGTCGGCGATGTGGTCGACGAACAGGGTGAGGGCCTGGACCACGCCGGACCTGATGTGGCGGCCCTGGACCGCGGCGGCAGGCCCCCCGTACTCGGGGACCTGTCTGCGGACCTCTTCCTCCACTTCGTCGGCCACGCCTTCGAGATCGGAGCGCAGCAGCTCGGCCAGGTCCGGCGGAACCGGAGCGGTTCGGGGGTCGACGGGTTCGCCGCGTGGAGCGGGGACAGCCACGACGGACACTCCTTTCACCCGGAGACGGCTCGCCCACGCACCGGTGCCCGTGGGACGAGGGGGCCGTCCTGTGTTGGACGGGCGACCCCTGCGCTCCGTTCCGTGCCCCGGCGGCACCGACATCACTCCGGCACCCCCAGCGCACGGGCGATCATCGGCCAGGAGGCGGTGAACTCCCGTCGCCAGTAGGTCCAGCTGTGTCCTCCTCCCGGGTAGAAGTGGGTGGTGACCGCGACGCCGAGGAGCGCCAGCGCGCCGGTGAAACCGTGCGCCGAGGGCCACAGCGCGCTCTCCAGCGCCTCCGGCAGCCAGTCGCCGGTGCCGCCGACCACCCCGCTGCCGCTCGACACGTACAGGGGAGTGCCCCGCAGTCCGGCCGCCCGGGCCCGCGGGTTGAAGTCGCGCCAGGTCGGGGCGTTAAGGATCGGGTTGCCCCACAGCGACGGAGGAAGCAGGTTCTCGCGGGCCACGATGGCGTCCACGAGGGGCTGCACCCCGGGGGCGGTGGTGTCGAGGATGCCGCTGTAGGAGGCTGCGGCGGCGAACGCGCCCGGGTGCCGTGCCGCGTGCGCCATCGCCCCGTAGCCGCCGGTGGAGACCCCGGCGACGGCCCGCACGCCGGAGGCCCGGTAGTCGCGGGCGAGGAGCGCCGGGACCTCCCGCATCTGGAAGGTCTCGTAGTCGGGGCCGCCGCGCCACGCGGACGGGATGCCGGTGGGGCCCGCGTCGGGCATGGCCACGATCAGGTCGCGGCCCTCGGTGAAGGCCTCGATGTCCGTCTCCCGGGTCCAGGACGTGTAGTCGTCGTGGGCGCCGTGCAGCAGATACAGCACGGGGTAGGTCCGCTCGGGCCGGGTGTCGAAGCCGGTGGGCAGGATCAGCCGCAGCGGCGCTCTGCGGCCCAGTGCGGGGGAGGCGACGGAGACGTCGACGGTGCGCGGTCCGAGCCGGGTCGCGGCACGGTCCGTCGCCGTGGCATGGGCCGTCGTCGTGGCACGGGCGCCGAACAGGGCGGCCAGCCCTGCGGCCGCGGCGGCTTTGGCGGCGGCGCGTCGGGATGGTCCGGCGGTGCGGTGCGGCATGGCGGCTCCTCAGTGCGGTTGGGCGGTTCCGCCCGGCGCGGCGAGCAGCTGCCGCAGGTGGGCGGCGATCTCGTCGACGTGCGGGGGGTCGAGCAGTGACAGGTGGTGCCCCGGGACCGGCACCACTGTCAGATCCGGGCACACGGCGTCCCAGCCGAGGGCCTCGTCGTCGCGTTCGTAGGCCGGGTCGCGCACCGTGTGCGGTGCCGGCTCGGTGGCCCGGTACAGGACCACGGGACCGTCGTAGCGGCTCGGACGGTGGGCCTCGCCGATCCGCAGGTCCAGGTAGGAGGCCCGCTGGTGCTCCAGCGCGGCGGACGGCACGTCGGCCGCGGCGCGCAGGGCCCGCAGGACCAGGTCGATGCGCTCGTGGTCGTCGTCCGTCGCCGCGAGCTCGTCGTAGGGCAGCCGAAGACGGACCCCGTACACGTCTGCGACATGCCGGGTGAACCCCTCGAAGTGCGCGCGGAGGCGGTCGGCCCGAGCGGGACCGGGCGCCGGGAGCAGCGGGCGCACCGAGTCGATGAGCACGACCAGCGGTACGGTCCGCCCGGCGGCCGTGAGCAGCCGTGCCGTCTCCTGGGCCAGGAAGCCGCCGAAGGACCAGCCGCCCAGCAGCAGGGGCCCGGCGGGGTGGGCGGCGGTGATCGCCTCGGCGTAGCGGCGCGCCTTCTCCGGCACGGTGCCGGCCTCCTCGAGCCGTTCCACGCCCAGCACGGGGCGGGCGTCGCCCAGCCGTTCCGCGAGGGTGCGGTAGACGTCGGAGGTGCCCCCGGCCGCGTGGAAGAGGAACAGCGGCGGGTGCGCGCCGCCGGGGCGCAGGCGGCGCAGGAGGGGCTGCGGCGAAGGGCCGTCCTGCGGCGCGGGCAGGGCCTGCCGGATGCGTTCGGCCGCTTCGGCGACGTTGGCGGCGCCGAGGAGGTCGCGCAGCGGCAGCTCGATGGCGAACTCGCGCTCCACGGCGGTGCGGATGCGGACCGCCATCAGTGAGTCGAGACCGAGGTCGGCCAGCGCGGTGGCGGGCGTGATCCGGGCCGTCGGATGACCGGTGACGTCCGCGATGTGACGGCCGAGACGGGCGGCGACCGAGGTGGCGCCGTCGGCCTCCCCGACGGGAGCAGGCTCCCCGACGGTGTCCGCGCGCACGGCCGGGTCAGCCTCCCGGGCAGTGGCAGTGGCAGTGGCAGTGGCAGCGCCAACGGCAGGGGCGGGAACCCGCGCCGCGGGGTCGGCCCATGCGACGGGAGCGGCTCGGCCGGCGGCTGCGGGCAGGCGGGCCGGTCCGGCGTGCCCCGCCGGGCGGTTCGTCGCGGGCCACGGGGCGCGGGGCCGGCCGTCCGTCCACCAGTGCCGGGTGTGCCGCCAGCGCGGCGCGGGCACGTCGACGACGCGGCCCGCCGGCGGCGCCAGGGGCAGCCCCGCCGCGTACAGGGAGCCCACCTGCGTGAGGAACGCGGCGGCGCCGTCCGCGTCGCGACGCAGGGAGCCCACGGCGAGGGCGCCGGGCACGGTCTCGGCGATGGGCCCCCTCAGGACCGGATGCGGTGAGATCTCCACGAACGCGGTGTGGCCGTCCGCCGCCGCTGCCGCGAGTGCCCGGTCCAGCCGCACCGGGCGACGCAGGTTGGCGGCCCAGTGGGCGGCGTCGAACGCGCAGTCGCCGCGCGGGTCGTCGAGGACGGTGGAGTAGACCGGCACCTGCGGACGCCGCCCCCGGACCTCGGCCAGCGCCGCGGTCAGCTCCGGCAGCAGCGGATCGACCTGGGACGAGTGCCCGGCGCCGGTCACCCGCATCACCCGCGCGACGCGTCCCTCCGCCTCGAGCCGGCGCACGAGCCCGCCGACCGCCGACCCCTCCCCGGTAACCACCTTCTGCCTCGGCGAGGAGTGGACGGCGATCTGAACGCCGGGGAAGTCCCCCTGCAGGGCGGCGAGTTCGGCGTCGTCCACCTCGACCACGGCCATCGCGCCGCCCCGCAGCCCGCTCAGCAGCCGGGCCCGTACGGCGATGACCCGGGCGGCCTCGGGCACTTCCAGCACGCCCGCGCAGACGGCGGCGGCCACCTCGCCCATCGAGTGGCCGATCACCGCAGCCGGTTCCACCCCGTACGCGCGCCACGCCTCGGCGAGCGCGACCTGCACCCCGAACAGCACGGGCTGGGCGATCTCCAGGCAGTCCAGGGGGTCTTCGGAGGTCAGCCGGTCGTGCAGGGAGAACCCGCACTCCCCGGCGAGCTGCGCGTCGAGCTTCTCCACCGCGGCGGCGAACACCGGTTCCTCGGCCAGCAGCCGGCGTCCCATGCCGGGCCACTGGCCGCCGTATCCGGAGAACACCCACACCGGGCCGCGCCCGACGAGATCACGGTCACCGGTCACCGTGCGCGGGTGCGGGCGGCCCTGCGCCAACGCAACCAGGGCGTCGGCGAGTTCCTCCCCGTCGTGGGCGGCCACCGCGGCCCGCACGGGGCCGCGTCCGGTGCGTCCGGCGAGCGTACGCGCCACGTCAGCCGGGCGGACCGCCCTGCCCTCCGGCGTGCGGAGCCACGCGGCCAGCCGGCCCGCGGTGTCCCGGACCCGCTCGGCGTCGACGTCGGACAGCAGATGCAGCCGGGCGGCCGGCTCCTCGACCGGCCACGGGAGGACGTCGGGCCGCCATTCCTCCAGCACCGCGTGGGCGTTGGAGCCGCTGAAGCCGAAACCCGAGACGCCGGCGGTGGCCGTGCCGCCGTAGCGGGGCCACGGCTCGGGCTCGGTCACCACCCGCAGCCGCGCCTCGCCCACGGCGCTCGCGTGCGTGCAGTGCAGGGACGGCGGGATCAGGTCGTGGTGGAGTGCGAGGACCGTCTTCACCAGCCCGGCGAGGCCCGCCGCGGCCTCCAGATGGCCGAGGTTGCCCTTGACCGAGCCGAGCAGCAGGGGTTGTTCGGGGTCGCGGCCCGCCCCCAGCACCGCGTCCAGCGCGCCCGCCTCGATCGGGTCGCCGAGCGGGGTGCCCGTGCCGTGCGCCTCGACGTAGTCGACCTGCGCCGCGATCATCCCGGCCCGCCCGTACGCGGTCGTCAGCAGGGCCTGCTGCGCCGCGGGGTTGGGGGCCAGCAGCCCGTTGGAGCGGCCGTCGGAGTTGACGGCGGTGGCCCGTACGACGGCGAGGACACGGTCGCCGTCGCGCTCGGCGTCGGAGAGCCGCTTCAGGAGCACGGCCGCGCAGCCCTCGCCGCGGCCGATGCCGTCGGCCGCAGCGGAGAACGGCTTGCAGCGCCCGTCCGGCGCGAGGGCGCCCGCCTGTCCGAACGCGACGCCGACGACGGGTGACAGGAGCAGGTTGACCCCGGCGACGACCGCCGTGTCGCTCTCGCCGGTGCGCAGACTGACGCAGGCGTGGTGCAGGGCGACCAGGGAGGACGAGCAGGCGGTGTCGACGGCCATGCTCGGCCCTCGGGTGTCGAGCGCGTAGGCGAGCCGTCCAGCCGTCACACTGAGCGCCGCGCCGGCCGGCGCCCAGGGGTCGACGGCCGCCGCGTCGGCACCGGTGAGCTGTCCGTACTCCGCGGCACTGACGCCGACGAAGACGCCGGTGGCCGTGCCGGCGAGCGCGGCGGCCGGCACCGCGGCGTGGTCGAGCGTCTCGCGGACCACCTCCAGGAGGATCCGCTGCTGCGGGTCCATCACCGCGGCCTCACGCGGGGTGACCCGGAAGAAGTCGGCGTCGAATCCGGCCACGTCGTCGAGGTAGCCGCCGTGCGTCGGTGCGTCGTCCGGCGGGAACGCGGCGAAGTCACGCCAGCGGTCCGCCGGGACCCGCCCGATCGCGTCGACGCCGTCGCACAGCAGCCGCCAGTAGCCGGCCGGCCCGCGCACCCCGCCCGGCAGCCGGCACCCCACCCCGATGACCGCGACGGGCTCGCCGAGCCCCGCCGGGACACCGGCCGCGACCGCCGAGGGAGCATGCTCCGCGGAGGTGTCCCGCACGGTGGTGGGCTGCGCCGCCGCCGCGCACAGGTGCGCCACCAGCGCCTCCACGGTGGGCGCCTCCCAGAGCAGCGTCGCGGGCAGCTCACGGCCCGTCAGCCGGGACAGCTCCCCGGCCAGCACGACGGCGTCCCGCGAGGACATCCCGAGGTCGGCCAGCGGCACGTCCATGGGCAGGTCCGCCGGCCCGTCGGCCGGCCCGTCCGCAGGCGCGGCGTCCGCGAGCCCGCCCTGCCAGGCGGTCACCCGGTCCGTGATCAGCCGGCGCAGCGCCTCCTCGTCGACGGCCCTCATCCCGCGCTCCGCGCCCCGTAGACGCCCTCCAGATACCGGGTGCGGGTCAGCGCCCGCGACACCTTGCCACTGGACGTGCGGGGCACCGCGCCCGGGGGGACGAGGACGACGTCGGCGAGCCGCAGCCCGTGCCGGGCGGAGACGGCCGCGCGCACGGCCCGCGCCAGAGCAGGCACGTCGATCTCGTCGAGGCGCGCGGTCCGCGCGTGCTCGGCGACGAGCACCACCCGCTCGCCCTCGCCCTCGCCGCGTCGGACGCCCGGAACGCCGAAGGCGGCGAGCCGGTCGCGTCGCACGGCCGGATGCGCGTCCTGGGCGGTGCCCTCCACGTCCTGCGGGTAGTGGTTGCGGCCGTCGACGACGATGAGGTCCTTCAGCCGTCCGGTGACCGTCAACTCCCCTTCCAGCAGTGTCCCCAGGTCGCCGGTGCGCAGCCAGCCGCCCGGGACGCCGGCGAGTTCGGCGCCGAACACCCGTCGGCTCTGCGGCCCGTTGTTCCAGTAGCCCCGGCCCACGTTGGGGCCCTGCACCCATATCTCCCCGACCTCTCCCTCGGAAAGGGCCGTGCGGGAGACGGGATCGACGATGCGGACCTGCTGGTCCACCGGAGCGCCGCAGCCCGTCAGCAGCACGGCGTCGGCGTCGTCCGGCCCGGCCGGCAGGGCCTTTCCGGCGGCGAGGGCGTCCCGGTCCAGGGTGAACCGGCGCAGCGGCTCGCCGGGAGCGGACGCGCTGACGAAGACGGTGGCCTCGGCGAGCCCGTACGACGGACAGTGCACGTCGGCCGCGAGCCCCTGGGCGGCGAACGCGGCGTGGAAGCGGTCGGCGGTGCCGGGCCGCACCGGTTCGCTGCCGTTGACCAACGCGACGACGCCGTCCAGCCGGAGGTCCGCCTTCTGCGCGTCCGTGACGGCGGTCGCGCAGTACTCGTAGGCGAAGTTCGGCGCCGCGCTCACCGTGCGCGGATGCGCGGCGAGCAGTCGCAGCCAGCGGGCCGGTTCGTGCAGGAACGCGGCCGGGTCCATGAGGACCGACAGATGACCTCCGACGACCGGAGCCGCGACGCTCAGCACGAGCCCCATGTCGTGGTAGAGCGGCAGCCAGCCCACGCACGTCACCGGACGCGTGTCGGCGCCGTAGGCGGTGAGCGCCTGACGGGCGTTGGCGACCACGTTGGCGTGGGTGATCTCGACCCCCGCCGGCGCGCGGGTGGAACCGGAGGTGTACTGCAGATAGGCGGTCGCCCCGGCGTCCGACGCCGCGGGCGGCGCAGTCCCGGCAGCCGCGCCGGACCCCGGGTCCGCGGCGATCACCGACACCGGCCACCGCCGGCAGAAGGCCTCCACCTCCTCCAGGACGTGGCCCGAGGTCACCACGACCTCGGGGCGCGCGTCGGCCAGGACGCCGGCGAGCCGGTCCGCGTGTCCGGCCAGGCCCGGCGGGTACAGCGGCACGGCGACCATCCCCGCGCTCAGCGCCGCGAGAAAGGCGGTGACGTAGTCCGTTCCCTGCGGGCACAGCAGCGCGACCCGGGCCCCCGGCCCGGCCTGGCCGGCGAGCCGGTCCGCGAGCGCGCGCACCCGCCGGTCCAGGCCCTGCCAGGTCAGGGTGCGGTGCACGCCGCGCGAGCTCGCGGCGGGATGGTCGACGAAGGTGAACGCCCGGCGGGCGGGAGTGGTTTCGGCCCAGTGGCGCACGTACTCGGGCAGAGTCCGGTACGCGGGTACGAGCGGGGGGCGGCTGTCCATCGGGCGTGGCTCCTCACATCACGGTGCGGCCGGCGGGTCGGGCGGATCAGAGCGGGATGTTGCCGTGCCGGCGCTCCGGCATCGGGGCGCGCTTGCCGCGCAGCGCACGCAGCGCGCGGCACAGCTGCGCACGGGTGTCCCGGGGGGCGATGACGGCGTCGACGTATCCGCGCTCGGCGGCGGGGTACGGGGTGCCGTGGACGGACTCGTACGCGGCGACGAGACGGGCCCGCAGCGCCTCGGGGTCGGCGGCGGCGGCCAGCTCACGCCGGTGCAGCACGCCGACGGCGCCCTCCGCGCCCATGACGGCGATCCGCGCCGTGGGCCAGGCCAGGTTGAGATCGGCGCCCAGGTGCTTGGAGCCCATCACCGCGTACCCGCCGCCGTACGCCTTGCGCACCACCACCGTGACCTTCGGCACCGTCGCCTCGGCGTACGCGTACAGCAGTTTGGCGCCGCGCCGGATGATGCCGGCCCGCTCCTGGTGGACGCCGGAGAGATAGCCGGGGACGTCGGCGAAGGTCACCAGCGGGATGCCGAACGCGTCGCAGAACCGCACGAACCGGGCGGCCTTCTCGGAGGCGTCGATGTCGAGGACGCCGGCGGCGTGCAGCGGCTGGTTGGCGACCACGCCGACACTCGCGCCCTCGAGCCGCGCCAGCGCGCAGACGATGTTCGGTGCGAACAGCTCCTG includes:
- a CDS encoding CdaR family transcriptional regulator, giving the protein MAVPAPRGEPVDPRTAPVPPDLAELLRSDLEGVADEVEEEVRRQVPEYGGPAAAVQGRHIRSGVVQALTLFVDHIADPRGQDAAIAATYYELGRGEALEGRSLDALQSALRVGGLHAWRRLSRTAEEVGLDSTAVAALGELAFRTVHEVAEAAAAGYAEARSRSADELERRRLRLLGLLLGERPVSPEAVQELAHAARWRVPSQVAVVVLAASADPNAQDPPPATPGALVDMESRPPRVLVPDPEGAGRFGGRSFVLGLQGRPAAVGPTVPVAEAAHSLHWATRALGLMGRGVLPRQGVVRCADHLSTLLLHSDEPLLGHLAARALAPLDAVSEGQRARLAETLLAWLLSGSNVPDVAARLHIHPQTVRYRLRQLEKLFGDALHDPDARLDLILALRSAANHGGTGWTLNSEQ
- a CDS encoding alpha/beta hydrolase family protein, which encodes MPHRTAGPSRRAAAKAAAAAGLAALFGARATTTAHATATDRAATRLGPRTVDVSVASPALGRRAPLRLILPTGFDTRPERTYPVLYLLHGAHDDYTSWTRETDIEAFTEGRDLIVAMPDAGPTGIPSAWRGGPDYETFQMREVPALLARDYRASGVRAVAGVSTGGYGAMAHAARHPGAFAAAASYSGILDTTAPGVQPLVDAIVARENLLPPSLWGNPILNAPTWRDFNPRARAAGLRGTPLYVSSGSGVVGGTGDWLPEALESALWPSAHGFTGALALLGVAVTTHFYPGGGHSWTYWRREFTASWPMIARALGVPE
- a CDS encoding type I polyketide synthase, translating into MRAVDEEALRRLITDRVTAWQGGLADAAPADGPADGPADLPMDVPLADLGMSSRDAVVLAGELSRLTGRELPATLLWEAPTVEALVAHLCAAAAQPTTVRDTSAEHAPSAVAAGVPAGLGEPVAVIGVGCRLPGGVRGPAGYWRLLCDGVDAIGRVPADRWRDFAAFPPDDAPTHGGYLDDVAGFDADFFRVTPREAAVMDPQQRILLEVVRETLDHAAVPAAALAGTATGVFVGVSAAEYGQLTGADAAAVDPWAPAGAALSVTAGRLAYALDTRGPSMAVDTACSSSLVALHHACVSLRTGESDTAVVAGVNLLLSPVVGVAFGQAGALAPDGRCKPFSAAADGIGRGEGCAAVLLKRLSDAERDGDRVLAVVRATAVNSDGRSNGLLAPNPAAQQALLTTAYGRAGMIAAQVDYVEAHGTGTPLGDPIEAGALDAVLGAGRDPEQPLLLGSVKGNLGHLEAAAGLAGLVKTVLALHHDLIPPSLHCTHASAVGEARLRVVTEPEPWPRYGGTATAGVSGFGFSGSNAHAVLEEWRPDVLPWPVEEPAARLHLLSDVDAERVRDTAGRLAAWLRTPEGRAVRPADVARTLAGRTGRGPVRAAVAAHDGEELADALVALAQGRPHPRTVTGDRDLVGRGPVWVFSGYGGQWPGMGRRLLAEEPVFAAAVEKLDAQLAGECGFSLHDRLTSEDPLDCLEIAQPVLFGVQVALAEAWRAYGVEPAAVIGHSMGEVAAAVCAGVLEVPEAARVIAVRARLLSGLRGGAMAVVEVDDAELAALQGDFPGVQIAVHSSPRQKVVTGEGSAVGGLVRRLEAEGRVARVMRVTGAGHSSQVDPLLPELTAALAEVRGRRPQVPVYSTVLDDPRGDCAFDAAHWAANLRRPVRLDRALAAAAADGHTAFVEISPHPVLRGPIAETVPGALAVGSLRRDADGAAAFLTQVGSLYAAGLPLAPPAGRVVDVPAPRWRHTRHWWTDGRPRAPWPATNRPAGHAGPARLPAAAGRAAPVAWADPAARVPAPAVGAATATATATAREADPAVRADTVGEPAPVGEADGATSVAARLGRHIADVTGHPTARITPATALADLGLDSLMAVRIRTAVEREFAIELPLRDLLGAANVAEAAERIRQALPAPQDGPSPQPLLRRLRPGGAHPPLFLFHAAGGTSDVYRTLAERLGDARPVLGVERLEEAGTVPEKARRYAEAITAAHPAGPLLLGGWSFGGFLAQETARLLTAAGRTVPLVVLIDSVRPLLPAPGPARADRLRAHFEGFTRHVADVYGVRLRLPYDELAATDDDHERIDLVLRALRAAADVPSAALEHQRASYLDLRIGEAHRPSRYDGPVVLYRATEPAPHTVRDPAYERDDEALGWDAVCPDLTVVPVPGHHLSLLDPPHVDEIAAHLRQLLAAPGGTAQPH
- a CDS encoding fatty acyl-AMP ligase, with protein sequence MDSRPPLVPAYRTLPEYVRHWAETTPARRAFTFVDHPAASSRGVHRTLTWQGLDRRVRALADRLAGQAGPGARVALLCPQGTDYVTAFLAALSAGMVAVPLYPPGLAGHADRLAGVLADARPEVVVTSGHVLEEVEAFCRRWPVSVIAADPGSGAAAGTAPPAASDAGATAYLQYTSGSTRAPAGVEITHANVVANARQALTAYGADTRPVTCVGWLPLYHDMGLVLSVAAPVVGGHLSVLMDPAAFLHEPARWLRLLAAHPRTVSAAPNFAYEYCATAVTDAQKADLRLDGVVALVNGSEPVRPGTADRFHAAFAAQGLAADVHCPSYGLAEATVFVSASAPGEPLRRFTLDRDALAAGKALPAGPDDADAVLLTGCGAPVDQQVRIVDPVSRTALSEGEVGEIWVQGPNVGRGYWNNGPQSRRVFGAELAGVPGGWLRTGDLGTLLEGELTVTGRLKDLIVVDGRNHYPQDVEGTAQDAHPAVRRDRLAAFGVPGVRRGEGEGERVVLVAEHARTARLDEIDVPALARAVRAAVSARHGLRLADVVLVPPGAVPRTSSGKVSRALTRTRYLEGVYGARSAG